The sequence GGTTCACGGAAGCGCTCCGGACATTGCAGGCAAGAATATTGCTAATCCTACCGCTCTTATTCTATCAGGGGCTATGATGCTGAATTACATAGGAGAAACCGAAAAGGCGGATGCCATAGCAGATGCCGTCTCAAAGACAATCAGTGAAGGAAAATACATCACAATGGACCTCGGTGGTTCATCATCGACGTCAGATATGACCGATGCAATAATTGAAAAAATACTAGAATCAAAGCAAATAAATACTGTTTTAGTATAACATAGTTCTAACACTTTTTTGGATGCTTTATATTTATTCGTTTTAGAAAAATCTTTTATAACCTTGGAAAAGAGGTGAGGGAATTGTATCAAGGTTCTGATGTTTTAATCCTTAAAGATTTGGCTGAACTTGCCCAAAGAAACAATACCATAAAGGATGAGTTTTATGATGCCCATGATATTAAAAGAGGCCTGAGAAACAGCAACGGGACCGGTGTTGCGGTAGGTCTCACTGCAATAGGTTCAGTCCACGGCTATGAATTAATCGATAATAAGAAAACACCCGCAGAAGGCCGTCTGTTTTACAGGGGAATTGACATCTATGATATTGTTAACGGTTTTCAAAAAGAAGGGCGTTATGGCTACGAAGAATGCGTATATCTACTGCTATTCGGGGAACTTCCTTCAAAAGAACAGATGGAGAGGTTTAATAAGCTGCTTTACTGTTCGAGACAGCTTCCTACCGGTTTTATTGAAAATGCCGTTTTCAAAACCCCAAGCAGAAATCTCATGAACATGCTTCAGCGGTGCACTTTGTTCCTTTACTCTTACGATGAAAATCCGGACGATTCAGGTGTTGAAAACCTTGTAAGGCAGAGCATAGAGCTCACAGCAAGGTTCCCGGTTATAATTTCCTATTCCTATCAGGCCAAAGCGCATTACTTTGACAAAAAAAGCCTCTTTATTCATCCTCCTCAAAAAAACCTGAGTACCGCAGAAAATATTCTGCATATGATAAGGCCTGATAATAAATATACAAAAGTAGAGGCTGAGATACTCGACCTATGCCTTGTGCTTCACGCAGAGCACGGCGGAGGGAATAACTCAACCTTTGCTGCCCGTGTAGTATCATCAAGCGAAACCGATACCTATTCAGCCGTTGCAGCAGCAGTAGGTTCACTGAAGGGGCCGAAACATGGAAGTGCAAATATAAAGGTTCACGAAATGGTATTGAATATCAAAGAGAATGTATCAAATATTCAGGATAAAGGAAAACTAAAGGATTATTTACTAAAAATAATTAAAAAAGAAGCCTTTGATAAAAAAGGACTTATATACGGGATGGGCCATGCAGTTTATACCAGCTCAGACCCAAGGGCTCTTTTATTGAAAAAGAAGGCCTTTGAACTGGCTGTTGAAAAAGATGCATTAGATGAATTTAACTTATATAAAAATATAGAAGAATTGACAGTTGAGCTGTTTAAAGATATAAAAGGAGAAGATATTGCAATCTCAGCAAACATGGATTTATATTCAGGCCTTGTTTATGAGATGCTCGGTATTCCTCCAGAGCTTTACACACCGCTGTTTGCAGCGGCAAGGGTTGCAAGCTGGTGTGCCCATAGGATCGAGCAGATCGTCAGTGATAGAAAAATCATAAGACCTGCTTACAAATGCGTTAGCGAGAACCGACATTATATCCCTCTTGCAGAAAGAAAGGATATCACGAAACAAGGTTGCTGTAAAGCAGTCTAAACTCAGGAAACGACCGATACAATCCATGTTACTTCCCAGTCCCCTTTTTCCTGTTATATTCACTGAGTTTCCTTGATATTGTTGACGGCGTAACCTTTAATACCCTTGCAGCCTTCCTGATACTCCCGTATCTTTTAACGGCCTGAAGGATTATATTGATTTCATATTCTTCCACCATTTCTTTTAAGGACAGGCTGCCGTCATAAGCCGGATTATCGGCGTGTTTTTTTTCTAAAAAGCCGTACTTCTCCGACACGAAATTAGAATATGTCAGGTCATTTTTTGTTATTAAGTCATTAAGGGAAATCAGCACTAAACGTTCTATGGTATTTTTCAATTCCCTTACATTGCCCGGCCACGGATAATCAATGAGTTCCTCCATTACCTCTAAAGACAGCTTCTTCTCCATGTTATACTGTTTGTTGAAATAGTCAAGAAAATACAGTGATAATATCGGTATGTCTTCCTTTCTGTCTTTTAAAAGCGGCAGCCGGATGGGGATCACATTTAACCTGAAATACAGGTCTTCTCTAAAACCGCCGCTTAAGATCATCTTTTCAAGGTTTTTGTTGGTTGCCGCTATAATCCTTATATCTGCCTTTAATTCCTTTTCCCCTCCCACCTTCAGATATTTCCCGTCCTGGAGGACCCTCAGCAGTTTTGCCTGCATGTTTAAAGACATTTCCCCCACCTCGTCGAGGAAAAGGGTCCCCGCTTCCGCTAATTCAATAACCCCCTTTTTCCCGCTTTTCGACGCGCCGGTAAAAGCCCCTGCTTCATAACCGAAAAATTCCGATTCCATAAGGTTCTCAGGTATTGCAGCACAGTTCAGTTTTATGAAGGGGCCATTAAGCCTTTTGCTGTTGCTGTGTACGAGTTCAGCAAAGACTTCCTTCCCTACCCCCGATGCGCCGGAAATCAGCACAGGTGCCTCCGATTTTGCAATCCTTCTAGCGAGCCCTATTATATTTTTCATATCTTTGTTAACGGTAACAACTTTGCCGACCATAAATGAAGAAAAGTCCTTAGGGGGGATTAGGCTCCCATTCTTTTTTACAGAATTCCTGTAATCAAACTCCATTTTTATTACGCCCCCAGCAGGTTGTTAAAAATAGAACCCCATGTCTTTTGCTATGTTTTCGAATTCATTCAGGTGTTTTAAAGAGGTTTCCTCATCGAGCTGGCTTACCGATATGACCAGTATGTTAACAAGGGACATGGGAACAGCAAAAAAATCGGTAAAAGAGATGGATTCACACGGGATGGTTAAAACTATATCGGATAATCTTGCTAAAGGTGACAGGTTGTTATCTGTTATGGATATAATCCGGAAATTCCTTTTTCTGAAAAACCCGAGGATTTTAATGGTCTCCTTTGGATATCTTGCGAAACCGAAGGCCATGACCAGCGCATTTCTATCAACGGTTGAAAGGTAATCAAAGTTTTCTGACCCCCCCGATATTATCTTTTTTGTCTTTTTCCCTATTCTGTTAAAGATATACTCGGCATAGATGGCAACAGGTGAAGATGCCCTTGTGCCTACTACTATAATCTCCGGTGCATCCATTATTTCTTCTATTATTGTACTGAAGGTCCGTTCATCAAAGCTATTTAAAAAATGATTCATGTTCTGCATTTCCTTATTTACAACGAGGTTCAATATACTGCTTATTTTGGGATTGATTTCCATTGATATCTGAAATCTATCGGTAGTTTTTAATTTAACCGTAATTATTTCCCTGAGGCTTTTGCGAAATTCTTCATAATCATTAAAACCTATTAGATTCAGGTACTCCATTATGACATTACTATCCATTTTAAGGACTTCCGATAATTCATTTAATTTCATGTAGGATACCTTTTTATAATTCTTCTTTAAATATTCCGCAATAGCGATATGGTCCTTCGTGAACCTGTGATTGTTTTCCGTCAGTTTTTGCAGAAATTCCTCTTTATATCTTTCATATTTACCCATGCTATTACCCCCATATTTAAAATACCGTTTTGGTGTGCAATCTTTAATTTTGTATATTCTGCAGAACTTACTGTAATTCCTTTTTTACAGGTGAATTTGTTGCAAAAATGCAACATGTTTTATTATTAAAACATTTACATTTCAGCCCTGACGGCTTTAAACCCCATTTTTACGGTATCTGATTTCTGGCATCATAATTGCTAAATCTAAAAAATCAGAAGCAACAAATAAAATGATTCTTTTAGAGGGGGTAACGTTTTTGGTAATTAAATCTATCGGCTTTCCAAGAATGCACAAGGAAAAAGGAGAAAAGAGGGATTTTCTGCCCGAACTATTCGAAAAATTAAAAAGGTATAAGGAAATTAACATATTCGTTGAAGAGGGCTACGGTACGGGAATGGGATATTTGCCCGAGGATTATTTACGAAAAAACCCAAACCTTAAATTTGCAGACCACAATGAAGTCTATGAAAAGGATATGATTGTTGTTTTAAGAGCCCCTGAGGATGAAGAAATACGGATGATGAAACGGGGTTCTGTGCTGTTATCAATGCTGCACTATGATACCCGGCCTTTGAGGAACAAGCTGCTCGAGCAAAGGGGAATAATATGTTTTTCTATGGATTCGCTGACCGATGATAATAATGTGAGGATGCTGGTGAATTACAGCGGAACCGCAAGGTCCGGTGTTAAGGTAGCCTTCAACGAATTGAGAAAAAGGATGCCGGACTTTTATTCACCGTCAAGGCGGCCGATAAATGTAACTATTATAGGGATGGGTGCCGTCGGCCTGAATGCGGTTAAGGCCTTCGAAGAATTAAGCGATATCGAATTCTTTGACAGCAACGAGGAAGTGCCGGGTATAATTATAAGAATGATTCCAAGAAACATAACTAAAGATAAAAAATTACTGGCCCCTTTACTGAAGGAAACCGATATTCTGGTAGATGCGAGTAAAAGGCCAGACCCATCGGAAATAATCATACCCAACAGGCTCATATCCCTTTTGCCCCAGCATGCAATTATACTAGACCTCTCTGCAGACCCTTACAATGACAGGATCAGCCCGATGCAGGTCAAAGGCATCGAAGGCATTCCTACGGGAACTCTGGACAAATATGTTATAGAGCCCGATGATGAGTTGTACAATACCATACCCGAAGGTGTAAATTCAGAAAATAGACGGGTGGTTGTAAGCTGTAATGCATGGCCGGGGGTTGATCCGGCAGAATGTATGGCAATTTACGGCGAACAGATTCTGCCCTTTTTACAGGTACTGCTGGAAAAAGACCCCCTTTCCTTGGATATTAACAGCGATAACCTGTACGAAAGGGCCCTTGTGAGGGGAAGTCTGGATTATTTTTGCCATTATTTTTCAAGTCGGAGGTGATAGGATTGACTTAAACAAAGTGGTATATTTATTTGTAGTTGAAGCAGGGAATTTTCTAAGTTTAAAGGAGGTATATAAATGGAAAATTACGGATTTCTATCGATTCTTCCGCCTTTACTGGCAATAATCCTCTCAGTAATAACAAAAAATGTAGTTATCTCCCTCTTTCTGGGTATAATGGTCGGTACCACAGTACTATGTGGTGGTAACCTCTTTAACGGTTTTTACGTGTTTATAAAGGATTACGTATTCGTGCAGGTTGCTGATTCATATAATGCTCAATCATTAACAAACATGCTTATAATAGGGGCCTTCGTCGCTATCATTACCCAATCCGGTGGTGCTGTGGCTTTTGCTAAGAAGGTTTCCAAGTGGATCAATACCAAGGCCAAAGCAGAGGTTGCAATGTGGTTAGGCGGTTTGTTTATCTGGTTTTCCGACTCTGCCAATGCCCTTCTTGTGGGCCCCGTCTTTCAGTCAATCGGCGATAGGCTCAGGGTCTCAAGGGAAAAATTTGCTTATATTCTAGATTCAACAGCTTCCCCCATCTGTTCCCTTGTGCCGATAATAAGCTGGGGGGTATATATAATGGGATTAATAAATAAGGAGCTGGAAGCCCTGGGAATCACCAACATGACAAGCTGGGATGTCTTTGTAAAAGCGGTTCCTTACCAGTTTTACAGTATATTAACCCTTTTCATGTGCGGTTATGTTGCCTTTACCCAGTTTGACTACGGTCCTATGCTGCAAGCTCAAATGAGGGCCGAATCAGGAAAACTCTTAAGAGATGGTGCTGTCCCCTTAAGAAGCACTAGACAGGTCGAACTTCCTGAAGGGGTAGAACCCAAGATGATTACAATGGTGCTTCCTCTGTTAGCTATGCTGGCAGTTATGTTCTTCATATTTATCCGAAACGGTTTCCCCTTCCAGCCTTTAAAGGGGCCCATTATAAGGGTGGGAATCGCCTGCGGCTTTCTGACAGGAGCATTTATCTGCATATTCCTATCTATTAGATACGGCATAATGGATTTTAAAAAGGCTCAGGACACCTTGTTCGAAGGAATGACCGGTATGGTGTACCTGATGGTTGTAATGATCTTTGCATGGTCACTGGGCAGTTTATGTAAAACTTTGGGAACAGCAAATTATATCATTGAAACAACAAAAGGGTTCTTAAACCCTTCACTGCTCCCCGTAATAGTATTTACCGTCGGAGCCCTTATGTCCCTTGCTACGGGATCGTCATGGGGACCCTATGCCATACTTATGCCGATAGCTATTCCTATGTCTATTAATATGGGGGCACCACTATTCGTAACAGTTGCTTCGGTCATAAGCGGCGGTCTGTTCGGCGACCACTGCTCTCCCCTATCTGACACGACCCTCCTGGCATCAATGGGAGCAGCATCTGACCATATAGACCATTTTAGAACCCAGTTTCCTTATGCAGTTACCGTAGCAGTTATTGCAGGGATACTTTTCGCAATAGCCGGTTTCTCGGAAAGCTTTATAATTATAATTCCGGGTGCGGCAGCTCTGGCAGCAGTAGTTTATTTCCTTCATAAACAGGCAATTAAGAATTATGAAAACGGGATTAATTCCAAAAAAATTACAGCATCTTAAAAAATGAAAAAACCAGACTGCATAATGAACAATGAACGGGAAGACCTCCGCTCTATGCGGAAGCCTTCCCGTTTTGTATTACTTTTTTCTTTATTGTTTTACTCCCTTTCCAGTCTCTTTAATGCCTGTTCATGATACATATCATAGAAGGGCTTCATATCAAAAAAAATCCTTCGGCTATTGACTTCAAATTTAACCCTTCTATGGACATTTTTATCTATTAAGAGCTTCTTGTTCAGCATAACCTGTCGGACAAAATATATATCCGCTTCTTCAAGGTCAATTACATCAGCTTCTGTCCCCAGCATTTCTTCAAGTTCGCCGGCAATCTCTAATTTTCTCTCAAATCTCTCCAATAACGGCATTCCTTCAGAAAATAGCACAGCAATATCAACATCGCTGCTTCTACGGTTTTTTCCTTTAGCTACTGAACCAAAGAGATATACTATTTCAATGTCATCTTGATCAGAAAAATAGGCTGTTAATTTTTTAATTAGCAGGTCCTTATCCATAGTTTCTCACCCGTATTCTTAAATTACTTCCATAATAATAGTTTATCTTTATTTGCAGTATATTTCAACTCAATCTTCAAAATTTAGATCCTCTGAACAATCTACGGGATTATTCCTTTTATCGACAAAAACAACAATAGGCTTGTGCCCCTTTGCCTCCGCGTTTTCCATAATGCAGTAGGAAATGATGATTACCTCATCTCCTTTTTGCACTAAGCGGGCTGCTGCACCGTTTAAACATATAGTTCCGCTGCCTCTTTCCCCTGGTATCACATAGGTTTCAAACCTGGCACCGTTGTTATTGTTGACTACCTGCACCTTTTCATTCGGAAGGATATCCGCCCTTTCCATGAGCGCTTCATCTATGGTTATGCTCCCCATATACTTCAGGTTGGCATCGGTGACAACGGCCCTATGGATTTTGGATTTCATCATTGTCCTCAACACAGGTCAACCCTCCCACAGTATATTATCTATCAGCCTGGTTTTGCCTATAAAAGCAGCAACAGCTATCATTGCCCCTTTTTCAATGTTTATTATCTCCTTCAGGGTCTCGGGATGGCAGATGTACACATACTGCAAACGGGCCAGCGGTTCTTTTTCAAATTCTTTTTCAATGCTCTCTATGACGGTTTTGGCAGACCTTACCCCGCCGTCCAAGAG is a genomic window of Koleobacter methoxysyntrophicus containing:
- a CDS encoding citrate/2-methylcitrate synthase, producing the protein MYQGSDVLILKDLAELAQRNNTIKDEFYDAHDIKRGLRNSNGTGVAVGLTAIGSVHGYELIDNKKTPAEGRLFYRGIDIYDIVNGFQKEGRYGYEECVYLLLFGELPSKEQMERFNKLLYCSRQLPTGFIENAVFKTPSRNLMNMLQRCTLFLYSYDENPDDSGVENLVRQSIELTARFPVIISYSYQAKAHYFDKKSLFIHPPQKNLSTAENILHMIRPDNKYTKVEAEILDLCLVLHAEHGGGNNSTFAARVVSSSETDTYSAVAAAVGSLKGPKHGSANIKVHEMVLNIKENVSNIQDKGKLKDYLLKIIKKEAFDKKGLIYGMGHAVYTSSDPRALLLKKKAFELAVEKDALDEFNLYKNIEELTVELFKDIKGEDIAISANMDLYSGLVYEMLGIPPELYTPLFAAARVASWCAHRIEQIVSDRKIIRPAYKCVSENRHYIPLAERKDITKQGCCKAV
- a CDS encoding sigma-54 interaction domain-containing protein, with translation MEFDYRNSVKKNGSLIPPKDFSSFMVGKVVTVNKDMKNIIGLARRIAKSEAPVLISGASGVGKEVFAELVHSNSKRLNGPFIKLNCAAIPENLMESEFFGYEAGAFTGASKSGKKGVIELAEAGTLFLDEVGEMSLNMQAKLLRVLQDGKYLKVGGEKELKADIRIIAATNKNLEKMILSGGFREDLYFRLNVIPIRLPLLKDRKEDIPILSLYFLDYFNKQYNMEKKLSLEVMEELIDYPWPGNVRELKNTIERLVLISLNDLITKNDLTYSNFVSEKYGFLEKKHADNPAYDGSLSLKEMVEEYEINIILQAVKRYGSIRKAARVLKVTPSTISRKLSEYNRKKGTGK
- a CDS encoding MurR/RpiR family transcriptional regulator, producing the protein MGKYERYKEEFLQKLTENNHRFTKDHIAIAEYLKKNYKKVSYMKLNELSEVLKMDSNVIMEYLNLIGFNDYEEFRKSLREIITVKLKTTDRFQISMEINPKISSILNLVVNKEMQNMNHFLNSFDERTFSTIIEEIMDAPEIIVVGTRASSPVAIYAEYIFNRIGKKTKKIISGGSENFDYLSTVDRNALVMAFGFARYPKETIKILGFFRKRNFRIISITDNNLSPLARLSDIVLTIPCESISFTDFFAVPMSLVNILVISVSQLDEETSLKHLNEFENIAKDMGFYF
- a CDS encoding Na+/H+ antiporter NhaC family protein translates to MENYGFLSILPPLLAIILSVITKNVVISLFLGIMVGTTVLCGGNLFNGFYVFIKDYVFVQVADSYNAQSLTNMLIIGAFVAIITQSGGAVAFAKKVSKWINTKAKAEVAMWLGGLFIWFSDSANALLVGPVFQSIGDRLRVSREKFAYILDSTASPICSLVPIISWGVYIMGLINKELEALGITNMTSWDVFVKAVPYQFYSILTLFMCGYVAFTQFDYGPMLQAQMRAESGKLLRDGAVPLRSTRQVELPEGVEPKMITMVLPLLAMLAVMFFIFIRNGFPFQPLKGPIIRVGIACGFLTGAFICIFLSIRYGIMDFKKAQDTLFEGMTGMVYLMVVMIFAWSLGSLCKTLGTANYIIETTKGFLNPSLLPVIVFTVGALMSLATGSSWGPYAILMPIAIPMSINMGAPLFVTVASVISGGLFGDHCSPLSDTTLLASMGAASDHIDHFRTQFPYAVTVAVIAGILFAIAGFSESFIIIIPGAAALAAVVYFLHKQAIKNYENGINSKKITAS
- the mntA gene encoding type VII toxin-antitoxin system MntA family adenylyltransferase antitoxin encodes the protein MDKDLLIKKLTAYFSDQDDIEIVYLFGSVAKGKNRRSSDVDIAVLFSEGMPLLERFERKLEIAGELEEMLGTEADVIDLEEADIYFVRQVMLNKKLLIDKNVHRRVKFEVNSRRIFFDMKPFYDMYHEQALKRLERE
- the panD gene encoding aspartate 1-decarboxylase → MLRTMMKSKIHRAVVTDANLKYMGSITIDEALMERADILPNEKVQVVNNNNGARFETYVIPGERGSGTICLNGAAARLVQKGDEVIIISYCIMENAEAKGHKPIVVFVDKRNNPVDCSEDLNFED